A window from Branchiostoma lanceolatum isolate klBraLanc5 chromosome 9, klBraLanc5.hap2, whole genome shotgun sequence encodes these proteins:
- the LOC136441708 gene encoding cilia- and flagella-associated protein 157-like isoform X1: MPPKKKGKGKKGKKSAKGSAKGSKSGAKPTSAGQELNELSKEFFLIQVRDLENRLGRYQTKCDELDISNDEFKSQYEQMSEDKKEIVSFLKKTLEQRNDEIADLNDRLVGLQQAKDQEKDTYEQQLATLRTEFQETKDQLTSENMILGGKLASLEEFKVQKEDLMAKFAQMEDNLQHQKEDHEEQMYQLERKAVVDKDRLKKEMVMKVNQVAAEFRKVSNKQMAETTKRTIRENVSINAQLSKMSDKTLDLIAENDELRAKEKDQRQRIEMLEATEKELAKKNHSNQKIIRMLTEKAKQTEAILAEMEVREQEVQDIDAEISLLRSQNEAMSQELQKISAEIEQKCEEVSQLQEKLEEERKARGKLEQLIQHAAHSLHSTLSGPSPDDPKWEELSALREKRDGMLEQLLILLNSAAVLGLGPSTGAFGKTTTEAWKTKSTGFLPAMGMGLTKGSITLGPVSGATDSVAHYRLGDLGLVPRQKDTISLVGQKVGGLSRTTRLAPISRSSMRPKSVGVQTVSSPKAMFFADQLLKSGKPADKTTMGSALTSKS, from the exons atgccgccgaagaagaaaggaaagggGAAGAAGGGGAAGAAGAGTGCGAAGGGGAGCGCCAAGGGCTCCAAGTCGGGGGCCAAGCCGACGTCAGCCGGACAAGAGCTAAATGAACTGAGCAAAGAGTTTTTCCTGATTCAGGTTAGAGACTTGGAAAACAGACTTGGACG GTACCAGACCAAGTGTGATGAGCTGGACATCTCCAATGATGAGTTCAAGTCGCAGTACGAGCAGATGTCTGAAGACAAGAAGGAGATAGTTTCCTTCCTGAAGAAGACGCTGGAACAGCGCAATGATGAGATCGCTGACCTAAATGACAG GTTGGTTGGGTTACAGCAGGCAAAGGACCAGGAGAAGGACACATATGAGCAGCAGCTGGCCACACTCCGAACTGAGTTTCAGGAGACCAAAGACCAGCTGACATCGGAAAACATGATACTCG GTGGTAAACTAGCCTCCCTTGAAGAGTTCAAAGTTCAGAAGGAAGACCTGATGGCCAAGTTTGCGCAAATGGAGGATAACCTACAGCACCAGAAGGAGGACCATGAGGAGCAGATGTACCAGCTGGAGAGGAAAGCTGTGGTGGACAAGGATAG GTTAAAGAAGGAGATGGTTATGAAGGTCAACCAGGTCGCGGCGGAGTTTCGTAAAGTCTCCAACAAACAGATGGCGGAGACCACCAAGCGAACCATACGGGAAAATGTCTCCATCAACGCTCAGCTGTCCAAGATGTCGGACAAGACCCTGGACTTGATTGCGGAGAATGACGAGTTGAGGGCGAAAGAGAAGGATCAGCGCCAGAGAATCGAGATGTTGGAAGCCACCGAGAAAGAGCTTGCAAAGAAAAACCATTCCAACCAGAAG ATCATTCGCATGCTGACAGAGAAGGCGAAGCAGACGGAAGCCATCCTGGCGGAGATGGAAGTCCGGGAACAGGAGGTTCAGGACATTGACGCAGAAATCAGCCTGTTACGCAGCCAGAACGAGGCCATGTCACAGGAGCTGCAGAAAATCAGCGCAGAGATAGAACAGAAG TGTGAGGAGGTGTCTCAGCTCCAGGAGAAGCTGGAAGAGGAGAGGAAGGCCAGGGGGAAACTGGAGCAGCTCATTCAGCACGCAGCACACAGTCTACATAGTACACTAAGT GGTCCAAGTCCAGACGACCCGAAGTGGGAGGAACTGTCCGCCCTACGGGAAAAACGGGACGGAATGTTGGAGCAGCTGCTGATCCTGCTGAACAGTGCGGCCGTGCTGGGCCTGGGGCCGTCCACGGGAGCCTTcggcaaaacaacaacagaggCATGGAAGACCAAAAGTACAGGCTTTCTACCTGCCATGGGCATGGGTCTGACCAAAGG TTCCATCACCCTGGGCCCTGTGTCTGGTGCAACAGACTCAGTAGCTCACTACAGACTGGGTGACCTGGGACTGGTCCCCAGACAGAAGGACACCATCTCCTTAGTCGGACAGAAGGTGGGGGGGCTGTCCAGAACCACCCGACTGGCACCAATCAGCAGGTCATCCATGAGACCAAAGTCTGTGGGGGTGCAGACTGTCAGTTCACCAAAG GCCATGTTTTTTGCTGACCAGTTGCTGAAATCGGGGAAACCTGCTGACAAGACGACCATGGGCAGTGCATTGACTTCAAAAAGTTAG
- the LOC136441708 gene encoding cilia- and flagella-associated protein 157-like isoform X2 yields the protein MPPKKKGKGKKGKKSAKGSAKGSKSGAKPTSAGQELNELSKEFFLIQVRDLENRLGRYQTKCDELDISNDEFKSQYEQMSEDKKEIVSFLKKTLEQRNDEIADLNDRLVGLQQAKDQEKDTYEQQLATLRTEFQETKDQLTSENMILGGKLASLEEFKVQKEDLMAKFAQMEDNLQHQKEDHEEQMYQLERKAVVDKDRLKKEMVMKVNQVAAEFRKVSNKQMAETTKRTIRENVSINAQLSKMSDKTLDLIAENDELRAKEKDQRQRIEMLEATEKELAKKNHSNQKIIRMLTEKAKQTEAILAEMEVREQEVQDIDAEISLLRSQNEAMSQELQKISAEIEQKCEEVSQLQEKLEEERKARGKLEQLIQHAAHSLHSTLSGPSPDDPKWEELSALREKRDGMLEQLLILLNSAAVLGLGPSTGAFGKTTTEAWKTKSTGFLPAMGMGLTKGPCFLLTSC from the exons atgccgccgaagaagaaaggaaagggGAAGAAGGGGAAGAAGAGTGCGAAGGGGAGCGCCAAGGGCTCCAAGTCGGGGGCCAAGCCGACGTCAGCCGGACAAGAGCTAAATGAACTGAGCAAAGAGTTTTTCCTGATTCAGGTTAGAGACTTGGAAAACAGACTTGGACG GTACCAGACCAAGTGTGATGAGCTGGACATCTCCAATGATGAGTTCAAGTCGCAGTACGAGCAGATGTCTGAAGACAAGAAGGAGATAGTTTCCTTCCTGAAGAAGACGCTGGAACAGCGCAATGATGAGATCGCTGACCTAAATGACAG GTTGGTTGGGTTACAGCAGGCAAAGGACCAGGAGAAGGACACATATGAGCAGCAGCTGGCCACACTCCGAACTGAGTTTCAGGAGACCAAAGACCAGCTGACATCGGAAAACATGATACTCG GTGGTAAACTAGCCTCCCTTGAAGAGTTCAAAGTTCAGAAGGAAGACCTGATGGCCAAGTTTGCGCAAATGGAGGATAACCTACAGCACCAGAAGGAGGACCATGAGGAGCAGATGTACCAGCTGGAGAGGAAAGCTGTGGTGGACAAGGATAG GTTAAAGAAGGAGATGGTTATGAAGGTCAACCAGGTCGCGGCGGAGTTTCGTAAAGTCTCCAACAAACAGATGGCGGAGACCACCAAGCGAACCATACGGGAAAATGTCTCCATCAACGCTCAGCTGTCCAAGATGTCGGACAAGACCCTGGACTTGATTGCGGAGAATGACGAGTTGAGGGCGAAAGAGAAGGATCAGCGCCAGAGAATCGAGATGTTGGAAGCCACCGAGAAAGAGCTTGCAAAGAAAAACCATTCCAACCAGAAG ATCATTCGCATGCTGACAGAGAAGGCGAAGCAGACGGAAGCCATCCTGGCGGAGATGGAAGTCCGGGAACAGGAGGTTCAGGACATTGACGCAGAAATCAGCCTGTTACGCAGCCAGAACGAGGCCATGTCACAGGAGCTGCAGAAAATCAGCGCAGAGATAGAACAGAAG TGTGAGGAGGTGTCTCAGCTCCAGGAGAAGCTGGAAGAGGAGAGGAAGGCCAGGGGGAAACTGGAGCAGCTCATTCAGCACGCAGCACACAGTCTACATAGTACACTAAGT GGTCCAAGTCCAGACGACCCGAAGTGGGAGGAACTGTCCGCCCTACGGGAAAAACGGGACGGAATGTTGGAGCAGCTGCTGATCCTGCTGAACAGTGCGGCCGTGCTGGGCCTGGGGCCGTCCACGGGAGCCTTcggcaaaacaacaacagaggCATGGAAGACCAAAAGTACAGGCTTTCTACCTGCCATGGGCATGGGTCTGACCAAAGG GCCATGTTTTTTGCTGACCAGTTGCTGA
- the LOC136441709 gene encoding uncharacterized protein isoform X3 translates to MDEPQHQETTSSDVIDVKQGQQQHKKICKVQSKSRIQVKQTADKHVTKTSDQDNAWPSKKDASTETVFPRDIGEDCIRSGRTQTENTEHLHSKCQAGEIVNVKRTSTKIDGGTLDQLGHETRINNQDQSQIGTPELEGSKQLLPPLSENQENQIRTNCSETDTVTDVRRESPSPRPESMEEVPDKGNLGEHLGSEGRYKWTSELYTPSQRTHDDIIQDGISLSKKAAHCDSVDHVHTNHSTDNHSEVGPEEPHVGQASLVEETSVWELEDSFAGVPGIPGYPTDPIELRKMRSHISMELLWVQQAITSRKNYLRMKHKLEQ, encoded by the exons AGCAAGTCAAGAATTCAAGTGAAGCAAACTGCAGACAAACATGTAACCAAAACATCAGATCAGGATAATGCATGGCCGTCCAAGAAAGATGCCAGTACGGAAACAGTTTTTCCTCGGGACATAGGAGAGGACTGTATTCGTAGTGGGAGAACTCAAACGGAGAACACAGAACACTTGCACTCCAAGTGTCAGGCAGGGGAAATTGTGAATGTGAAGAGGACAAGTACCAAAATTGACGGTGGAACATTGGATCAACTTGGCCATGAAACTCGCATCAACAACCAAGACCAGAGCCAGATTGGTACACCTGAACTTGAAGGAAGCAAACAGCTATTGCCGCCACTCAGTGAGAATCAAGAGAACCAAATAAGGACAAATTGCTCAGAAACAGACACAGTAACTGATGTTAGGAGAGAGAGTCCTTCTCCAAGGCCTGAAAGTATGGAGGAAGTACCAGACAAGGGGAATCTGGGAGAACATTTGGGTTCTGAGGGAAGATACAAATGGACAAGTGAACTGTATACCCCTAGCCAGAGGACACATGATGATATCATCCAAGATGGGATTTCCTTGTCCAAAAAGGCAGCACACTGTGACTCAGTAGATCATGTTCACACTAATCACAGTACTGACAACCATTCTGAGGTTGGTCCTGAAGAGCCACATGTAGGACAGGCCTCACTAGTGGAGGAAACATCTGTATGGGAACTTGAAGACTCTTTTGCAG GTGTTCCTGGGATACCTGGATACCCAACGGACCCAATAGAACTGAGGAAGATGAGAAGTCACATCAGCATGGAACTGCTCTGGGTTCAACAGGCCATCACCAGTAGGAAAAAT TACCTGAGAATGAAACACAAGTTGGAGCAGTGA